The Kiritimatiellia bacterium genome has a window encoding:
- a CDS encoding general secretion pathway protein GspK, translated as MPCRPSAGWRRAARHGSALVLVLSVFGAVLVLLGAALTEARGRAALAAARLERERLRALAAAELEQALQRLADDDDLLCDHADELWARPNRRRTPDGDAIETVIEDEQQRWDLNNLSAEPSPQPRRPAEDIATDLFRLAGDPDPADRILALRDWMDADREGAREAPHYAELVPRRVPPNRPLESWAELQWIAGFPDDWLRDPSLGAIPADRRLPLRDLVTLIPGPHRRVTPVNLNSAPEPLLAVLFGRGQQHLPRAVIALRSAAPLRSIEGLVVLADPLRMVRLLPYLDVKSEWFRVRIRIRGSRQALSEQALVRRGPDGRVRVVRWSGE; from the coding sequence ATGCCCTGCCGCCCTTCCGCCGGCTGGCGCCGCGCTGCGCGCCACGGCAGCGCGCTGGTGCTTGTGCTGTCGGTGTTCGGCGCAGTCCTCGTGTTGCTCGGTGCCGCGCTCACGGAAGCGCGCGGGCGTGCGGCCCTTGCCGCCGCTCGGCTGGAACGCGAGCGGCTGCGTGCGCTCGCGGCCGCAGAACTCGAGCAGGCCCTGCAACGGCTCGCGGACGACGACGACCTACTCTGCGACCACGCCGACGAACTCTGGGCCCGCCCCAACCGCCGTCGCACGCCCGATGGCGACGCCATCGAGACCGTGATCGAGGATGAGCAGCAGCGCTGGGACCTGAACAACCTTTCCGCCGAACCCTCCCCCCAACCGCGCCGCCCCGCAGAGGACATCGCCACTGACCTCTTTCGACTCGCCGGCGATCCGGATCCCGCCGACCGCATCCTCGCACTGCGCGACTGGATGGATGCAGACCGCGAAGGCGCGCGGGAAGCGCCCCACTATGCGGAACTTGTACCGCGCCGCGTGCCGCCCAACCGTCCGCTGGAGTCGTGGGCCGAGCTACAGTGGATTGCCGGGTTCCCCGACGACTGGCTCCGGGATCCTTCGCTCGGCGCCATTCCCGCCGATCGTCGCCTCCCGTTGCGGGATCTGGTCACGCTGATTCCCGGTCCTCACCGCCGCGTCACGCCGGTCAACCTCAACAGCGCGCCAGAACCTCTGTTGGCGGTGCTTTTCGGGCGCGGGCAGCAGCACCTGCCGCGCGCGGTGATCGCGCTGCGGTCCGCCGCGCCGTTGCGCTCCATCGAGGGTCTCGTGGTGCTCGCCGACCCCCTGCGTATGGTGCGGTTGCTACCGTACCTTGATGTGAAAAGTGAATGGTTCCGTGTGCGTATCCGTATTCGGGGCTCGCGCCAGGCTCTGAGTGAACAGGCGTTGGTCCGGCGCGGTCCGGATGGCCGTGTACGCGTGGTGCGATGGTCCGGCGAGTAG